In a single window of the Papaver somniferum cultivar HN1 chromosome 8, ASM357369v1, whole genome shotgun sequence genome:
- the LOC113301904 gene encoding mitochondrial uncoupling protein 1-like, which produces MVADLKSKGEISFAGTFASSAMAACFAEICTIPLDTAKVRLQLQKKPVGDGASLPKYRGMLGTVATIAREEGMASLWKGIIPGLHRQCIYGGLRIGLYEPVKSLYVGSDFVGDVPLSKKILAALTTGALAIAVANPTDLVKVRLQSEGKLLPGVPRRYSGALNAYSTIVKQEGVKALWTGIGPNIARNAIINAAELASYDQIKQTILKLPGFEDNVITHLLAGLGAGFFAVCIGSPIDVVKSRMMGDATYKSTIDCFIKTLKNDGPLAFYKGFIPNFGRLGSWNVIMFLTLEQTKKFFTREA; this is translated from the exons ATGGTGGCCGATCTGAAATCCAAGGGCGAAATTTCCTTCGCAGGAACGTTCGCTAGTAGTGCTATGGCTGCTTGTTTCGCTGAg ATTTGTACTATTCCCTTGGACACTGCGAAAGTCAGGCTTCAACTTCAAAAGAAACCTGTAGGAGATGGAGCTTCTCTACCTAAATACAGGGGAATGTTGGGTACTGTCGCTACAATTGCAAGGGAAGAAGGCATGGCTTCACTCTGGAAAGGAATTATCCCTGGATTACACCGTCAGTGCATCTATGGAGGTTTAAGGATTGGATTATACGAACCT GTTAAGAGCTTATATGTTGGAAGTGACTTTGTTGGAGATGTCCCGTTATCTAAGAAGATTCTTGCTGCACTAACTACTG GTGCTCTGGCAATTGCAGTTGCCAATCCTACTGATCTTGTGAAAGTCCGACTTCAATCAGAAGGAAAGTTGCTGCCTGGGGTTCCAAGACGTTATTCTGGAGCATTGAACGCTTACTCCACCATTGTTAAGCAG GAAGGAGTTAAAGCTCTCTGGACTGGCATTGGGCCTAACATAGCTCGGAATGCTATTATAAATGCTGCTGAACTGGCTAGTTATGATCAAATTAAACAG ACAATTTTGAAGCTTCCAGGTTTCGAAGATAATGTTATTACTCATCTCCTTGCTGGTCTAGGGGCAGGATTTTTCGCAGTCTGTATTGGTTCTCCAATTGATGTG GTGAAATCAAGAATGATGGGTGACGCAACCTACAAAAGCACCATTGACTGTTTTATCAAGACTTTGAAAAATGAT GGCCCTCTTGCATTCTACAAAGGGTTCATACCAAATTTTGGTCGGCTGGGATCGTGGAATGTGATCATGTTTTTGACTTTGGAGCAG ACGAAGAAGTTCTTCACCAGAGAAGCTTGA
- the LOC113301903 gene encoding probable proline transporter 2, which produces MINTGYIILAGQSLKAIYVLFRDDHILKLPHFIAMAGLVCAIFAFGIPHLSALRIWLGFSTFFSLIYIIAAFVLSLRDGMNAPARDYSIPGSKASKIFSSVGAAANLLFAFNTGMLPEIQATVEQPVVDNMLKALYFQFTAGVLPMYAVTFMGYWAYGSTTSSYLLNNVTGPIWVKIMANAAAFLQTVIALHIFASPMYEYLDTRYGRSKGSAFSFQNLSFRVLVRGGYLSVNTLVAALLPFLGDFMSLTGAFSTLPLTFILANHMYLMAKKNKLTVSQKSWHWLNVCVFSGMSVAAAIAALRLIVTDSKTYHFFADI; this is translated from the exons ATGATTAACACTGGTTATATCATTTTGGCTGGACAGTCTCTAAAG GCAATATATGTCCTCTTCAGGGACGACCACATTCTGAAGCTTCCGCACTTCATTGCGATGGCTGGATTAGTCTGTGCCATCTTTGCTTTTGGGATACCTCACTTGTCAGCACTGAGGATTTGGCTGGGATTTTCTACTTTCTTTAGCTTAATATACATCATTGCAGCTTTTGTTCTTTCACTTCGAGATG GGATGAACGCTCCAGCTAGAGATTACAGCATTCCCGGATCGAAAGCAAGCAAAATCTTCAGCTCTGTTGGGGCAGCTGCAAATCTTCTATTTGCATTTAATACTGGAATGCTCCCAGAGATACAG GCAACTGTGGAGCAACCTGTTGTTGACAACATGCTGAAAGCACTCTACTTCCAATTTACTGCTGGAGTTTTGCCGATGTATGCTGTTACTTTTATGGGGTATTGGGCCTACGGATCTACAACATCATCATATCTCCTCAACAATGTAACTGGTCCAATTTGGGTGAAGATAATGGCGaatgctgctgcctttctgcagacAGTCATCGCTTTGCAT ATATTTGCTAGTCCAATGTATGAGTACTTGGATACGCGGTATGGAAGATCAAAAGGAAGCGCATTCTCATTTCAGAACTTGTCATTCAGAGTTCTTGTGAGAGGTGGTTACCTATCTGTAAATACCCTGGTTGCAGCTCTACTGCCATTTCTAGGAGACTTCATGAGTCTTACAGGAGCCTTCAGTACATTACCTCTCACGTTTATCCTTGCAAACCACATGTACCTAATGGCGAAGAAGAACAAGCTTACAGTGTCGCAGAAATCGTGGCACTGGCTTAATGTCTGTGTGTTCAGTGGCATGTCAGTTGCAGCTGCAATTGCAGCTTTGAGACTTATCGTGACTGATTCaaaaacatatcatttctttgcTGATATCTGA